In Leguminivora glycinivorella isolate SPB_JAAS2020 chromosome 11, LegGlyc_1.1, whole genome shotgun sequence, a single window of DNA contains:
- the LOC125231388 gene encoding pancreatic lipase-related protein 2 yields MLLSSSACRLTTFFIGVSEICFMSAPVGPCYYCCPHDDVQDIQYKLFTRSNPTTFEVISVGNRASLRRTRFNVANPTIIYLMGFTEATTGRSTTTLRDAYLARGEYNFVAVDWARLVAFPWYITAVRNTRYMGARLADFVQFLERSGVRASSLHVIGFSLGAEAAGFAGKELRRRGLLLGRITGLDPAYPGYGLTNTDGHLAKGDATFVDVLHTNPGVFGFPRPIGDVDFYPNPGSWIQPGCWVDQLLRNREVGFMYGCSHNRAWRLYAESVLNPAGFPATLCRQWRGSGRVCSFQINGYMGFGARPPLSGKMYLETNESPPFARNGP; encoded by the exons ATGTTGCTGAGCTCGTCCGCATGTCGGCTGACGACCTTTTTCATTG GTGTTTCGGAGATATGTTTCATGAGCGCGCCGGTGGGGCCGTGCTACTATTGCTGCCCCCACGACGATGTGCAAGATATACAGTACAAACTGTTCACTAG ATCAAATCCAACCACTTTCGAGGTGATCTCAGTAGGCAACAGAGCATCTCTGCGACGGACTCGCTTCAATGTCGCCAATCCTACGATTATATACCTCATGGGCTTCACTGAAGCCACCACTGGCCGAAGCACCACGACACTGCGAGATG CATACCTAGCAAGAGGGGAGTACAACTTCGTGGCGGTCGACTGGGCACGTCTCGTGGCTTTTCCGTG GTACATAACGGCGGTCCGCAACACTCGCTACATGGGAGCTCGCTTGGCAGACTTCGTGCAGTTTCTGGAGCGCTCCGGGGTCCGGGCTTCCTCGCTGCACGTCATCGGGTTCTCGCTCGGGGCCGAGGCGGCGGGGTTCGCCGGGAAGGAGCTGAGGAGGAGGGGGCTGCTGCTGGGCAGGATTACTG GCTTGGACCCCGCCTACCCAGGCTACGGTTTAACCAACACCGACGGGCATCTAGCAAAAGGCGATGCGACCTTTGTAGATGTTCTGCACACTAACCCTGGGGTCTTCGGGTTCCCCCGGCCGATAGGCGACGTGGACTTTTACCCCAACCCGGGGAGCTGGATACAGCCCGGCTGCTGGGTCGACCAGCTGCTTAGGAACCGGGAGGTCGGGTTTATGT ACGGCTGCAGCCACAACCGAGCCTGGCGTTTGTATGCAGAATCAGTGCTGAACCCAGCAGGGTTTCCAGCGACGCTTTGCCGGCAGTGGAGAGGCTCAGGGCGTGTATGCAGCTTTCAAATCAATGGGTACATGGGCTTTGGAGCGCGGCCACC cctCAGCGGAAAAATGTATTTGGAGACAAATGAGAGCCCCCCTTTTGCGAGAAATGGACCATAA
- the LOC125231387 gene encoding uncharacterized protein LOC125231387, whose product MASLYSRVKLRHERLTKVTADSEALLQQLQANGAVSEDQFTGLHIKLRQCLDSFEREIFQYLRVVPEADIVGMTEDQLKAEDILTDLETACQLNKRRNESVNKSKLPELSLPSFSGDHLKWCEFWDRFVANVDQRNLQESEKLMYLLSCLKDSALETVSGLAATNANYSVAVETLKKRYGSTHTLIDAHYSALNSLRKADSTSASCRSVLDNIEHNIRVLEKLGEPIGGNHLRSLVLSKFPEKVIHEHHLIGGGTDLSAIRSSLDRIITAMEKSASSVGDTEFIAVPGTTTEALQVRTEVRPSSSRKRKHPGNTGAQPPKKALRSCLFCQGKGHASRDCRKYTTVEARQKQVKGRCLHCLRRNHAASSCKRKIACFRCKGDHLILFCPNPAPVDRSGNPSKPAN is encoded by the exons ATGGCAAGCTTATACAGCCGAGTAAAGTTGCGCCATGAGCGACTAACAAAAGTTACTGCGGACTCCGAAGCCCTCTTGCAACAACTTCAGGCTAATGGAGCCGTTAGTGAAGACCAGTTCACAGGACTCCATATAAAATTACGACAGTGCTTGGACAGCTTCGAAAGAGAGATCTTTCAGTACCTAAGGGTTGTACCGGAGGCGGACATAGTTGGCATGACCGAGGACCAGCTCAAGGCCGAAGACATATTGACAGACCTAGAAACGGCATGCCAACTCAACAAAAGGCGAAATGAGTCAGTCAACAAGTCGAAGTTGCCAGAACTGAGCCTACCTTCCTTCTCCGGTGACCACTTAAAGTGGTGCGAATTTTGGGACCGATTTGTTGCTAACGTGGATCAGAGAAATTTACAGGAATCTGAAAAGCTTATGTACCTCCTGAGCTGCCTGAAAGATTCAGCGTTAGAGACCGTATCCGGATTAGCTGCAACCAACGCAAACTATTCTGTTGCCGTTGAAACCCTAAAGAAACGGTACGGCTCAACACACACCCTCATTGATGCTCATTATTCAGCCCTTAACAGCCTCCGGAAGGCAGATTCTACTAGCGCGAGTTGCCGGAGCGTGCTGGATAATATAGAGCACAACATCCGTGTGTTAGAAAAGCTCGGAGAGCCGATTGGAGGGAACCATCTGAGATCCCTGGTATTATCAAAGTTTCCAGAGAAGGTCATCCACGAACATCATCTGATAGGAGGAGGTACTGATTTGTCAGCCATACGAAGTAGCTTAGACAGGATTATAACAGCTATGGAGAAATCCGCCTCTTCGGTGGGTGACACTGAGTTCATTGCCGTACCAGGTACTACGACTGAAGCACTGCAAGTCCGTACTGAAGTCAGACCATCAAGTAGCCGTAAACGAAAACATCCAGGAAACACTGGTGCACAACCTCCGAAGAAGGCACTAAGATCATGCTTGTTCTGCCAGGGGAAAGGACATGCAAGCAGGGACTGCCGTAAATACACCACAGTAGAAGCCAGGCAAAAACAAGTGAAGGGAAGGTGCTTGCACTGCCTCCGACGCAATCATGCAGCATCATCCTGCAAACGCAAGATTGCTTGCTTCCGCTGTAAAGGAGATCACCTGATCTTATTCTGTCCCAACCCAGCTCCCGTTG ACCGCAGTGGCAACCCTTCAAAACCCGCTAACTAG